The Brasilonema sennae CENA114 genome includes a region encoding these proteins:
- a CDS encoding transposase, which translates to MSIDEMTGIQATERLEKDLPMRPGKVERREFEYIRHGTQSLIANFDVATGKIIEPTCGDSRTEVDFVLNIRRIIESEPNAKKWHLIMDCLNTHQSESLVRLVAEKEGLNIDLGIKGKRGILKSMKSRAAFLSDKTHRIVFHYTPKHSSWLNQIEIWFSILVRKLLQRASFKSQDDLKTRILEFIDYFNKTMAKPFQWTYKGKVLAV; encoded by the coding sequence ATATCAATTGATGAAATGACGGGTATTCAAGCTACAGAGCGTCTAGAAAAAGATTTACCGATGCGACCTGGTAAAGTTGAAAGAAGGGAGTTTGAGTATATTCGTCACGGTACACAGAGTTTAATTGCTAATTTTGATGTCGCTACTGGTAAGATTATCGAGCCTACTTGTGGAGATTCTCGAACAGAAGTTGATTTTGTTCTCAATATTCGTCGAATCATTGAAAGTGAACCCAATGCTAAAAAATGGCATCTAATCATGGATTGTCTGAATACGCATCAGTCTGAATCGCTGGTTCGTTTGGTTGCAGAAAAAGAAGGTTTGAATATCGATCTGGGTATTAAAGGAAAAAGGGGAATACTCAAATCCATGAAATCCCGTGCTGCTTTTTTAAGTGACAAAACACATCGAATTGTTTTCCATTACACCCCTAAACACTCTTCTTGGCTCAACCAGATTGAAATTTGGTTCAGTATTTTGGTTCGTAAGTTACTTCAGCGTGCTAGCTTCAAGAGTCAGGATGACCTAAAAACCCGAATTCTTGAATTTATCGACTACTTTAATAAAACAATGGCTAAACCTTTTCAGTGGACATATAAGGGTAAAGTGTTAGCTGTCTAA